Part of the Benincasa hispida cultivar B227 chromosome 11, ASM972705v1, whole genome shotgun sequence genome, NNNNNNNNNNNNNNNNNNNNNNNNNNNNNNNNNNNNNNNNNNNNNNNNNNNNNNNNNNNNNNNNNNNNNNNNNNNNNNNNNNNNNNNNNNNNNNNNNNNNNNNNNNNNNNNNNNNNNNNNNNNNNNNNNNNNNNNNNNNNNNNNNNNNNNNNNNNNNNNNNNNNNNNNNNNNNNNNNNNNNNNNNNNNNNNNNNNNNNNNNNNNNNNNNNNNNNNNNNNNNNNNNNNNNNNNNNNNNNNNNNNNNNNNNNNNNNNNNNNNNNNNNNNNNNNNNNNNNNNNNNNNNNNNNNNNNNNNNNNNNNNNNNNNNNNNNNNNNNNNNNNNNNNNNNNNNNNNNNNNNNNNNNNNNNNNNNNNNNNNNNNNNNNNNNNNNNNNNNNNNNNNNNNNNNNNNNNNNNNNNNNNNNNNNNNNNNNNNNNNNNNNNNNNNNNNNNNNNNNNNNNNNNNNNNNNNNNNNNNNNNNNNNNNNNNNNNNNNNNNNNNNNNNNNNNNNNNNNNNNNNNNNNNNNNNNNNNNNNNNNNNNNNNNNNNNNNNNNNNNNNNNNNNNNNNNNNNNNNNNNNNNNNNNNNNNNNNNNNNNNNNNNNNNNNNNNNNNNNNNNNNNNNNNNNNNNNNNNNNNNNNNNNNNNNNNNNNNNNNNNNNNNNNNNNNNNNNNNNNNNNNNNNNNNNNNNNNNNNNNNNNNNNNNNNNNNNNNNNNNNNNNNNNNNNNNNNNNNNNNNNNNNNNNNNNNNNNNNNNNNNNNNNNNNNNNNNNNNNNNNNNNNNNNNNNNNNNNNNNNNNNNNNNNNNNNNNNNNNNNNNNNNNNNNNNNNNNNNNNNNNNNNNNNNNNNNNNNNNNNNNNNNNNNNNNNNNNNNNNNNNNNNNNNNNNNNNNNNNNNNNNNNNNNNNNNNNNNNNNNNNNNNNNNNNNNNNNNNNNNNNNNNNNNNNNNNNNNNNNNNNNNNNNNNNNNNNNNNNNNNNNNNNNNNNNNNNNNNNNNNNNNNNNNNNNNNNNNNNNNNNNNNNNNNNNNNNNNNNNNNNNNNNNNNNNNNNNNNNNNNNNNNNNNNNNNNNNNNNNNNNNNNNNNNNNNNNNNNNNNNNNNNNNNNNNNNNNNNNNNNNNNNNNNNNNNNNNNNNNNNNNNNNNNNNNNNNNNNNNNNNNNNNNNNNNNNNNNNNNNNNNNNNNNNNNNNNNNNNNNNNNNNNNNNNNNNNNNNNNNNNNNNNNNNNNNNNNNNNNNNNNNNNNNNNNNNNNNNNNNNNNNNNNNNNNNNNNNNNNNNNNNNNNNNNNNNNNNNNNNNNNNNNNNNNNNNNNNNNNNNNNNNNNNNNNNNNNNNNNNNNNNNNNNNNNNNNNNNNNNNNNNNNNNNNNNNNNNNNNNNNNNNNNNNNNNNNNNNNNNNNNNNNNNNNNNNNNNNNNNNNNNNNNNNNNNNNNNNNNNNNNNNNNNNNNNNNNNNNNNNNNNNNNNNNNNNNNNNNNNNNNNNNNNNNNNNNNNNNNNNNNNNNNNNNNNNNNNNNNNNNNNNNNNNNNNNNNNNNNNNNNNNNNNNNNNNNNNNNNNNNNNNNNNNNNNNNNNNNNNNNNNNNNNNNNNNNNNNNNNNNNNNNNNNNNNNNNNNNNNNNNNNNNNNNNNNNNNNNNNNNNNNNNNNNNNNNNNNNNNNNNNNNNNNNNNNNNNNNNNNNNNNNNNNNNNNNNNNNNNNNNNNNNNNNNNNNNNNNNNNNNNNNNNNNNNNNNNNNNNNNNNNNNNNNNNNNNNNNNNNNNNNNNNNNNNNNNNNNNNNNNNNNNNNNNNNNNNNNNNNNNNNNNNNNNNNNNNNNNNNNNNNNNNNNNNNNNNNNNNNNNNNNNNNNNNNNNNNNNNNNNNNNNNNNNNNNNNNNNNNNNNNNNNNNNNNNNNNNNNNNNNNNNNNNNNNNNNNNNNNNNNNNNNNNNNNNNNNNNNNNNNNNNNNNNNNNNNNNNNNNNNNNNNNNNNNNNNNNNNNNNNNNNNNNNNNNNNNNNNNNNNNNNNNNNNNNNNNNNNNNNNNNNNNNNNNNNNNNNNNNNNNNNNNNNNNNNNNNNNNNNNNNNNNNNNNNNNNNNNNNNNNNNNNNNNNNNNNNNNNNNNNNNNNNNNNNNNNNNNNNNNNNNNNNNNNNNNNNNNNNNNNNNNNNNNNNNNNNNNNNNNNNNNNNNNNNNNNNNNNNNNNNNNNNNNNNNNNNNNNNNNNNNNNNNNNNNNNNNNNNNNNNNNNNNNNNNNNNNNNNNNNNNNNNNNNNNNNNNNNNNNNNNNNNNNNNNNNNNNNNNNNNNNNNNNNNNNNNNNNNNNNNNNNNNNNNNNNNNNNNNNNNNNNNNNNNNNNNNNNNNNNNNNNNNNNNNNNNNNNNNNNNNNNNNNNNNNNNNNNNNNNNNNNNNNNNNNNNNNNNNNNNNNNNNNNNNNNNNNNNNNNNNTCAGTcgggttagttttcgcttaggttctcatcttcctatcagggcggagagatttatgttggaagcataaccgaccaccacatgttatttcACGTTTTCGGttccaatcatatgttttcatgacatgttgcttgtgattgtgcatttggtcactaccctacgtgagaactacttactgggtatattatactcatcctatatttttacagactttgtaggtaagaacACAGCGTGATGGCAGAGTTGGACGTCGCTCAactggccaaccatcaaactcactattataggcacatgcattttgtaccaccacgctaatgttttatggatcctggtgttttgacaaataaatttttatatagtttttctacctaattaataaaatttagatatgttctttgaaatttcaaccaaaactcatctcatgatagaaaagtctaagtatgcatgttgtagcggtcggatcataaGGTGTAAGGATCCGGGCGTTACATACCTTCTatgtgtccttcagtatcgagctattcaaattctaagGCAAAGCCTCAGTACCTTCTCTatgtacttcagtactgagTTATTCACATTCCAATCTAAGCTCCAGTACCTTCTTCGTGTATCTCAGTACTGATCTATTTATACTTACTTGCTTGCACATTCTTATCTCTTAATAACGTAGTTGCCCAAACTCATTCCTTACTAACGCATCCTCATGGTCATTTTAAGAACATAGTATAAATACAACATCAATGTGAGATGCGttgcttggtaactatttgagaatagttgtcataaacAGCTTTTAGTAAGCATACATcgctaaacattcataagcttcaacaatttacttaaaacatttaaagcatttagagtcatTCATTCTCGCTACTGAAACCATATAACCAAGAAATACAACCTAgtctaaccaaaaatcacatttgCTGATCGTGGCATACAACTGTTTCTTTCACAGTGTCTGCAAAACTATCCTCAAATGGTTCCCGTGATCTTCCCTACTGCTTGAATACACCAATATGTCATCAAGGTGACACTCTGGATCTGTTGTAACCCTTATTTATTAATTCCTGTATCTGAACTTTCAACTCCTTAAATTCTTCTGGTACCATGCTTAATGGTACCTGAAAAATAGGTGTTTCTGGAATTAAATCAATAGTAACCTTCGACTTCCTTGTTAGATTGTAAATCTGATAACTTTTCCGGGAAAACATCCAGGAACTCTTGTACAActggtacatcctcaggttCCATCTTCTCATCCTATAAAACCATCATATGGCTAAATAGACTTCACACCTTTTAGTTAGCAGCTTCTTAGCCTTCACTACTGATATGAGGCTTCCTGAAAGTATTCCTTTGCTTCCTACAAATACTGTCTTTTGTGTAATAAATCTCTCGAACATCATCTATCCTTAAAACAATTCATATGGTTGTAATATTTATTTGGAAAATCCATGCTCTAGAGTGACATCAATTCCAGAAAATCTAATGGAATCACTTCATAACTATACTTATCAACAACTACTCCAGAGCTTGTAAAACTCTTATACTATTACAACCTCTCCACAGCATAATAATAACTACTTAGGGCATGCTCTCTACAATCTTTCCTACAAACAGTGCAACATGCTAGATAAGAATAAAAGCATAGCACCATAAGCAACTATTTCGTAAATATACTGGTATATAAAGTTACTTTACCATTCACAACATTAGGTGACTACTCTGCCTCCCAGTAGGACACTTCATAAAACCCGCCCTAACGCTGAGGTCGTCCTGCttcctttctcatttttcttattttgaattcCTTCCTCGGCTCCTGAGCCACTAGGCTTATCTATCATCTGTAAAGTCAGGCCGTGTTCTATCTGAACTCCTCGACTTAGCTGGCCATTCTTTCTTGAAATGTCTTGCCTGTCCGTACTGGAAACATACGTTTTTCCCTTTATAACACGTCCCTCATAGATGCTTACCACAATTCGTACATAAGGGTTTTCTTATCCGTACCAGCTACCAGCTCGGTAGGATGCCAAAACCTTGATCTATCATTCATACTAATCACAAGTCTTGGCTTCTCTCTTCCTACCCTATGCTGACTTGTAGCTCTCTGTCCTTTATCAATACCTATTAGGTCATTCTCAATACCGTACTTCCTTTCCGAATCTGCCAGAATGGATTCAACACTTTCTGCCAACCTCTTGGCGATCCTGTTAAATATTATGTCCTCTAACTAAGGATCTGTTCTTGTCTGCGGAATCCTCGACTTCCCCTCTGAAATCGTTTCCTGATTTACCGGGTCTTTACCTTTTCGATCACCTACACTTGGATTCCCTCAAATCTCGGAGGTTCTAAAGATAGGGCCAGGGTTCCCGTTGTCTGTCTGCCTGCACTGTTTGCCATTTTTCTTAACATCTTCCTCTTACTTAAGTAGTACGCATGCTAAGGACTCAAGACTcagacttatatatatataaaccttTCCCCTCTCTTCCCAAAATCttttgctctaataccaacttgtcacaccccacagcagattaccctcctaacctggacagaatggtgactgcagcagttaccaactcttttgctggaacttactgcctaacttaccttaaaataatattcaaaccctGAATTCATATATAATAACACAGAGCTTAACATacttacattacagggtttcgcagcattgttTTTACATAGACAATACAACCTAGTGAACCctatcaagaatactagtcactagacagacacatgtgtactaactaatatagGTCTTCGATTATGCTTCCTTCAACTTGTTTCTtcgagtggcagagcagcagcagaaaagtcttttgggaactgaccgctacctgaaagaaaacatttgaaaacgtgagctagaagcctaatgagtgacttaataaaaatataaatctcatgcttaaaaccGAAAGCTTGGAATCATAATATTGAAACTAAAGTATACTAAGGAAACATGTACATAAACCTTTAGAACTATTGCATTTGAAACCTGAATCTcggttgagaatgaacattcattgCTCTAATTCCCAATGCCAAACCATGACCGTATGAGACCTCTACTTCTACCTGTTCACATTAAACTATGGCTAAGAGATACCCCTACGTCGATTTCTTTCAATATATTGATGGGCATCTCAAGTAATTTCCTTAAAGCATTAGCATTGATAACCactcttaaacaccattaaagatcattattctctagttgagaacaagcatacatcgctctagctcccaacgtctgttatcggCCAAGAGACCTATATTTCAGCTTCTTTTTGCTGGTGTATGGCCTAGGAGATCCATACTTGGCCTCTCCTTCAAAACTACCCACGTGTACGTGGAGATTTCTATGTactgtcaacaccttaggtacatttatccATATACCTTTCTTACCTTTAGTACTCCTCTTCATTGTGTTTAGGAATATCAACGTATGTACTTTATCAATCTTAGGTATATAAACATAACACACCAAGCTTAGTTTTAACCCTAATGCATGCTTCATACtctataaaataagttggcttaaattgTGTTGAATTAGCCTGTAAAACTATTAGCATGtgttagatatggaaaacatacttgaaaaAACTCATAtattagtaacatcatgcgttgataaacattcataagcattaacaATTCTAAACTATCCTTCTAGTCTATAAGAAGATACgactgcctttatccttagttgagagtgaactactaaATCTAACcttcaacgtcaaccttagtcggggagaactcttttgttcaatccctcgacgttgtattacctacgtgcacgtggttataactgagtaccgccgtaccttatgtacctgactaggaaaccttctcattgtccttcagtatccttaggtacttgactaggataccttctcattgtccttcggtatccttaggtacttctgctcaaataccttctcaaacgtcctttagtatcgagttgctaagataccttctcaaatgtctttcggtatcaagttggtccgGTACCTTCTCTATTGTCCTTCGGTACCGAGTTGgtcaaataccttctcaaatgtccttcggtatctggTTGGGCGAATACCTTcttaaatgtccttcggtatcacattttaagtaaaactagtcataaacatttagttgaacactaaagcttagtgctcaaatcatcgtactagttcatccatcatactagttGATCAtgaaaaatggagttacttaaacatactgctatttggacaagataacatatctacATCAATCCTATGGAAAACATGCTTgacttagcatgagaaacagtttcacaaatatgttgcttggcacatcgtttaaacacttagcatgagaaatattttcaaagaaatcataagttctaaatcattaaaacagtaaGCCATTATGTAGTCACTCATAGTTCGATGGCCTCTTAACGAGTTATACGCCTTTCCTAGCTCTTCTTATTCTGAAAGGatataattcccggttaaactacttagaattcttagcaaaatacctcaaatagttcatttactaatggaactttcatcgTCAAAGACTGCCTTACTAGCAAGATCCCCATGAGCAACACCAGCGAGATCCCTTAGAACGACACCAGCGAGATCCCCATGAGCGACACCAGCAAGATCTCCATGAGTAGCACCAACAATATCTTCATGAGCGACACCAACGAGATCTCCATGAGCGACACCAGTGAAATCTCTatgagcgacaccagcgagatcTTTATTACCAGTGATGCGAGCGATACCAACCCAaattctagcgagatttccttcattagcgagattctcttcacaaaattagtgagatCTTCTTCATTAGTGAGATCCTCTTTATAAAATTAGCGAGTTCCTCTTCAAaaaatctcgctataatctcctcggtgagctgtttgcttgttcttcccaagcaactgtctgcttatgcacaaaTTCTCTGTTGCAGTTTTAAAAATCCCTAACTCAAAATCCatacctcttttgaagaaaatttactacaaacatgtttagaattgagttaactttcttatcttaaaattttagcCGCAAATTTCTTATAGTTTGACCTAGAGCTCTCAATCGTCACCTCGGGCCCTGATTAACCCGAGATTCTATCTCTTCAgtaatttcatcactttccaTTCTTTTTCTCCTGCCATCTTTCTTCAGCAAGACaactttgaaaactagattctcccagctttcaaatggcactgatttcactaaatttgctcatgtagattgcTAAAAGCAAACTTTCAaatttccttttcccttttaatcttcctaccGCCTCCCAAATTCAAGGATTAATCGCCATGTGTCAAACTAATAATTGAGCTTCCTTATTTtgtgttttccttttcctttctctacAACTTCTTTAcataacatggattttcacttatatgatatttaatatatattccttTAGCCAAACTTGCTTGTTTAGGACACTTtgaattcggggtttacacttagctacacaagagcttatttctCCTTGCTTCTAGCCTCTAACCTTCCTcaaacatggcttcatttaactcattaggagacatctcattacttactcttgcttaaagtaattagggtttgggCTTTAcacttaaggactgattccgagtcttgaacaatatggcgcctgagaagggtttagtcatagtaggaccatgatctattattcattagagggatcaatggtacttaaggggttagatgtaactataggggcaaaatgataatttggcccagttgtacttacgagcaatttgtgaagggtcattgtactattgattggttatatccaatggacatagaaatatatctatagtacgaagatTGTACCTCtcagtatttagtggagtgcccgacaattaacgaatggtggataaggtaattaaagagtttaattaattattcacgtaccattggagtttcaagctacaggtccataaggtctctttggtagctcaaaaagatttagttgagaatcagtttttgggttaatttgaattgttcgaattaataagagagaatttaattatatatgatataattaaattaattaaattatatatgatataattgacataatgtatttgacacattatagtttaattggaggaataaatatttgaacgtgattcaaatatattttctatgtattagattcatagttgtgaaatttaatataaatatgatttatattaaacaccatgaaatagagaaaaagaattgtagtttatattgtatatgatgcaatattaaaactatagattataaatataatatgataagttggttatcatatatatttatattatttattattttggatgaCTAATCTATTTTtatctctaaccaccttagtagGTGGTTAGGTGGTTTTTGTGgcaaatggaataaataaaataagattttatttttccaaataatAATCTACACGGAATTATAGAGTATATACGATATACTCTTTACACTACACGATTAAGTAGaagctatacgatagttctTCCTCAATCGTCTTCCATCTCCAAACTctcaaactccctcctaaccaaaatagtcagagcccaccaccaCTCAAGCGTTCTCACCTCGAACATACCGAGGAATCCAAGTGGTAGTGTATTCAATCTTTTGGTTCAAGTTTTCTTaaagagggtcttcaagtttGTTGTTTATTAGAGGTTCGTGATAGTTTGAGGGATTTacgaagaagtgttcttcaaaggtataatcactcGATCCCCATTTctagtttaaaagcatgctgtaattttttgctaaaatgcataatctgttggtgtttactgtaaatttatgttttcaataaaaatgaaatttggacgatccgcttacGCTCATGAATCTCTTTGTAAACGAGTTGCTTAAAAAATACACCTAGATGTCATAAAAATGTGATCATCAGAAGACAATTTTACTTAAAGCTCCTCGTAAATAGATGCACTTAAgactccaaaattttaaatcaatatgttagagaagacatttttctacatttcggaTACaatagcaatatcgagagaaatattttaaaagtattatgCGATGTCTTCTCGTTATTGAATGAAATAACgaattattgattaaaaaaaaaatatgaatctcAGCCAACTAAAACAACATtccttgaagtgaatgttgtaaattttaataatcttgaatgaaatatcatgaatctcgaccaactagaacaacaatatttcttgaagtgaatattgtaatttttaataataatcgtagTCGAAGTCGTGGTCGAGGTTGAGGTCGTGACCATGgtagaggaaaaaataattattattttcgttgTGGTCGttctaataattcaaatttcaaaagaatcacacaaaatgatgatcacaaaggaaaatcTCCCCAAGATAAGAGttaaaaaagtgttgaaaataaatgtttcgATGCAGAATGACTAGGCATTGGTCATGTACGTACATTAAAACATTGAGttgaaattttgcatactaggaTAACAAATTTTGTAAATATCATTAGTATcaccaaaagaaaataataataaaaacaaaggaCATATGAAACTACTATAAAATAGGGTTTGCCCATTAGCGCATTCACAAGAAACTCAGATAACTAAATTCATCAAAGGTTTCAAAAAAATGGTGAGGCAAAGAGAAATTATTTTGGTTGAGTATGTTGGCATTCATAGCAATGTGTGAGGGAGTAAATGAGTATGACTTCTTGCGAGTTGTGTTTCAATGGCAGCCAGCCACTTGTGGTGTTGCGACGAAGCCTTATCCTTATTGCTATCAAACCCCACAAAATAGATTCGGCTTAGACTATACAATGGCCAAACCCAATGTTCAGGTAGTCCCTTCGATATAAATCAGGTAATTACATTTTGGTTCCCAAAGTTTGATAATAGATTGATTAAATGGGtggttgatttaattttataactctTCCTGTTTCAACCTCCTCCTTTTGTCTCCCTCCTTCAACCCTTTCCCTCTTTCTCAGTGAAGATAATACAAAAGgaattgatgataaagataacAAGACCTCCACATATCTCCACCATAGTATGATATTGTTCACTTTGGGTGTAAACCCTCATAGCTTGCTTTTTGTACCACCCAAAAGGCTTCATAACAATGAAGATAATTGTCCTTACTTATGATCATTCTCtctctaaccaatgtgggattttGTTAGCACTCTAACAATCTTCCCTTTGAACAAAGTACCATTTTGAACCTCCCTTCAAAAAAATCTGTCCATGCCCACCCATGAGAGCTTGCTCTAATCCCAAGACAACTCTAGTTCATTTTGGATCACTTGCTCTTCATCTTGAAACAGGCTAGTTCATCCCAAGTCAACTTGCTCTTCTATCCCAAGGCACATTTCGTTCAAACATCCAAACAACTCACACGAGCACGAGCACATATCACACTTGTTCTATTCAAAGGTAGGGAAAACTACAAGGTTACCCAGATAGAGCACGAACAAGGATCACTAAATTTCTTACCCACCCAGCTAGATTTATGCCAAGACCAATTATTGGGAATTTATACTAAAATATAAAGAAACGCAGAAACTAAATTATATCCTGAATTTTCATCTCCAGAAAttagagcaaaaaaaaaaaaaaaaaaaaaaaagttaacaatCATAGAATAACAAATAactaagaaaaggaaaaaggaataaCGACACCAAAAATATATAACAGGTTATACTAACCACAAATCTCTTACCAAAATAGATCAAACAGTCCAACGCAAACGATTTGGTTTTGCTACAATATGGTATATTGggattaacaaaaaaataaagaagcCTAAAATTCAAGAGAATACATATTTAAATTCTCTCCATTATTACTGTCGCACCCAAAAATGAACGTTAAAACCCAGGAATCTGCACTTCAAAACTTGCCGCTTCAAAGTTGGTCACTCAGGGCCCTCTCTGTTTTTTTCTTCAACATGAACATATATATAAGTAACCTAAGGCCCACAATGGGCTCAAGCCCAAAAGCTTTATAAAAAAGAACCTTTAGCATGAATTGGGTCGGGGTGTTTTTCCCCCTCAATTTTGACTTTggtcaaaattatatatatatatatatatatatatattctattaaTATGGAGTTTTGTCACCACAATTAGATAGACTAGATGAAAGCCAACCAATTGAAGGAGATAGTAGATACATTATAGTTACAAAAAAGAGAAGATTTAATACCTGACATAGCAGGCATATAAgggagaataataataataatctagcctataataacaataacaacaacaatagtaataattatataatatatatatattatatatatatttggagtATACATCAAAGGTTGGACGAAAGATTTTGACTTTAAAGAAATGGATAGATGTTCTAATAAATAAGTTATACTCaatgttgatatattatattaactTTTTTGTTAACAACTTTTAACAGTATTTTGGGTTATAGGGCCCAACTGATCAATTCTTTTAACATATCAAcagtaaatttgaacattttagaaGATAAAGAACCAACTATATTATTACGATTTTTTTGGTTCAGCTATGCAGGAatgatatgattcaaatatcaaacataACGGTTATCAAAAGGAGCCTAAGAGATTAGGAACGATCCTTTGGTTCTTTAACCCAAATTAAACTCTCTCATATATATAACTTGATATATATTACTAACTCCAGGTTAAGGTTCTAGAACCCAGACTGAATGAAATGTGGGGAAACGTCATCACAGGAGACAACCAATGGCTATGGAAACCTGAATGGGATAAGCATGGAACTTGCATAGAAGACATTTTATTTGATCAATCAGGATATTTTGAATATACAATGAACACACTCTATTATTTCAATCCTGAGGAGATTCTAAAGAACGGTGGAATTTGGCCTACCCAAGAAGGATACTACACATTGGATGAAATTAAGAGTGTAATCAAAGCAAGAACTGGAAAATTACCAGCCGTTGGATGCAATTATAATCATTGGACTTCatatcaacaattgcatgaaataagcTATTGCGTCACTAAAGAAGGTCAGACTTTTGTGGATTGCCCCTCCAATGCCAACAAATGCAATGGTCATTCCGCCATGTGGTATCCCCCTCCCTACTAGTTCATCATATATTGTAGCAACTTGTATAAGCTAAGGATAAATAATATGAGAAtcataaattaaaacaaaattatatacGTATGATTATGAAATTACATTTTGGTTTTTCAGTTCAATTATAATTATTTGACAGGCTTTAATAGTATTAAAAGAGAAGATATGgaaagagagagcgagatatgaCATGTTTGAGTGTGATTCTAAAATttacttttgtcatttttaaaatcatttagaaaatgattttaatatgTGTCTGAAAGTGATAGTTAAAGTAGTGATTTTAGAAAAGAAGATTTACGTAcaattgattttgtaaaattgatgttgtaaaattgatttttaaacgATCAAATTGAGCTTggttctaaattttttaaagtgtttctaaatttttttaagtgattttcaaatatttaaaagtgagttttaattattatgtttggTTCCAAAAGTAAATTTAGAGTTACCCAGTTATTCAAAATTGTATTTTCTATTtgagaaattattatttaactaaataactatggtaaatatttatttattgtctATTTTATTGTTAAATTCTTATATGCATGGTTGATATTTTGTGCAATGTGAATGTTTATAATAgatattgaaaaaaattcaaaataaatataattgtttgttttattaaCAATTTTGAGCAATGTGAACAATGGCCGTCATCTTTTGttccaatatttaaaataaaaaaaatcacaaatagCTAACCaacaatattttaacaaaaattgaaTTAGATAACCGTTGATTCCTGgttaatcaattaataaaaaacactatgttgaataagaaattttggatcaattagaagttgccacgtcatttactaaattaatgatgaaatttcaaatcattaaatttgggctcgattaggagttgacatatgATCCGAATTGAAGTTGACGACCAATTTCGATGACGCCACCTtgttttatcatgaccgttgaatcaaataagattaatttggcccaatttgatattattatttgggtcaagtccaactaagcccaaaaataggttgaatttacAGGCCCAAGtacaactaattgggcccaaaggccaagCCCATagatcaaccaagcccaaatCCACCTGtgaactttataaatagagaagctctccAAATGTGGAGAGGTCAGCAATTCTACACTCCAGAAAACTT contains:
- the LOC120090893 gene encoding ribonuclease MC-like, with the translated sequence MCEGVNEYDFLRVVFQWQPATCGVATKPYPYCYQTPQNRFGLDYTMAKPNVQASSSQVNLLFYPKAHFVQTSKQLTRARAHITLVLFKGRENYKVKVLEPRLNEMWGNVITGDNQWLWKPEWDKHGTCIEDILFDQSGYFEYTMNTLYYFNPEEILKNGGIWPTQEGYYTLDEIKSVIKARTGKLPAVGCNYNHWTSYQQLHEISYCVTKEGQTFVDCPSNANKCNGHSAMWYPPPY